The Triticum aestivum cultivar Chinese Spring chromosome 6D, IWGSC CS RefSeq v2.1, whole genome shotgun sequence genomic sequence gagggatgcagggaataagacaagtgtgattaactaagtcacttatcacccaacttgtgccatacttagggagaaagccgtgcaccctggcgggacaatctgcgttcttgcataccattgtcaggaatttctgactggacacctgagctgtgaaaaccctttgcgtggacattgcccaattaattattgcatccttcgggacttgcttgttcggatacatagcacccgttgcaatattgttctggtgatattgccaggctgaatcatgtccatcattcacaatcattgcagatgagaagtcatgattccacgatgcaggattcgggacctcctctgcattttcttcttcatctgactcgtcagaatcatcggcatgacccctttcaacatcggtgtcttcttcttccatctggtcctgcatgtgcccatctacctcgtcagcgtccacctcgccattgtaatcaccatcggcatttcctccttctacctgactactctgccctggttcataaccataagcatttcctccttctacctgactgctctgtccttgttcgtaaccatcATCTCCAGCATTTGACATAGATAACTGCCTCCCTACACTGCTATGACCAGGATCgtagccaccctcgccttcatgtgcagtgacctccttcacgacgggaagcactaaagcaataggattgcatccccttcgttcacaaccttgtaaccaccgcacccaatcggagtcGTGCTCTAtcggcctcaaataaaagtaaattattgTACTTGACCGTGTCCATAATGCATGAACACCGAtggtgtgtgtttcagtatcaagacctaaacttgtcgcaatccattctttcaactgactgactgaccatgtttgaggtgcgctcattggcacctctatgtgagtaaattcactcaaatctgctcccatctcagttgtttggacagtaccaggaccgtagtaaaatctgaacttcactacatcagacatctcggctcacctattttttttcaacaacgaaatacaattcactaacaaatattagacatgtttatatatatattacagaatattaacggagcaactaagacaattcacacacctacaagtaTATTACAAATATTTGCCGGAGCAACTACAAATATTTACAGATTTTAATATTTGACTGCCTATATTATGGATTTTACCGGAGCTACTCCAAATACTGACACTCCTAAATACATCACATCCACATATAGTACGGAATATCACCGGAGCAACTCCACATTTTTACACAAataattagttgacatctaaatatatttacgtatactaccggggcaaataacaataatcgcacacctaatttatttcacatcgaaacatattaacaaatactaccggagcacctatgaaaaataaaatgtttgctgaaatatacccttgaagcgtgtatgcgaacgaagaacgacgaacggcggccaccaaactgccggtgctccgcctccaacgaagaacgacgaacgacgagcttcacctccaccacctccaccacactgccccaacttcaccaccaccacctccaccaaaatgctcaccacaaccaccacgagctaccccatcagtagatcgagaCCTTTTTTGGCTGCCCTAACTaagttgaatccattcatgatgccaaAACCGCAAAAAACTGGCTCATTTAGGTGTAGAAATTGGTGGCATTTTTGTACAGAGAGAGGAGAAAGCAAGAACAGAAGAAGAACAGAAGCTTGGGCGTGGAGCGTGGAGGAAAGGGAGGATAAGGCCGCAGGGAGCTGGGCCAGCCGCGCGCGAGGTGGGGCCGCATCCTGTCAGCCAGCAGCAGGCCGATCGGCCCGCGGCAGGCTGACAGGGGCGCGCCCGCGCCGAcagctccctccctccccctcgcgaCGTGGCCAACCCAATCCGAGGCCGACACGTGCCAGGCGGGCCAGCTGTCGGCCGGCTACTGGCCGACTGCGCCCACTCGGCTCGCTGCGGgctgactaggcccagtcggcccgctgcgggccgacggtgtattatttttgaaaaatcatttttcagcgtaatatttgtgcaaattaataaaaaaatgtattatttaaaaaaattagcccAAAGAATGGCGTGTAGCaaaccacacccccccccccccccccaaccccaccAGATAATTTGCTCTCACAATCAACAATCTTTCTACTAGAGTAACAAGATTACTACACCTATATTGTACCTCTCGTATCTGCAGATCTTCTCGTCGCATGAGATCATCACAATGCCGCCTTTCGTCCCTAGCATGCTAATCACCAATTCAGTTCATCATTTGGGTTGTGGTTGGGGGAAGATGGGATTTGCAGATGCCTTCTCATCTCGTGTACTTCTTCAGGCAATCTATGTAGCACATGGCGGCTTGGCAGTTGCCGGAGTAGATCACCTTGAGCAGTCACATTGTGAAGTATACTGCGCCGCCAAGATTGTGTGCGTATATAAAGATGAAGATATGCAAGCCATGGTCAATCACACAAGATTGAATTCCCGTAAAAAATACATTAGATGAATAAGAAGAACCTTAGGATCGCATCAAAAGGACAAGAAAGTTTTATTGCCAGTCGCCATAGATTGTCTCCCGTAGTCTGGGTTGGCAGTGAGAAATCGACCATGTTTGATCGCTTTTTTGCCTGCTCAGTGGGTTGGCTTGGAAGGGCTTTATAATGGCATGCCTTGCTATTTCCGGAATCACGTAACTAGGTGACATTTATATCCGGGTTAAAATTTGGAAGCGATATGGACCAGTGGAATCCCTTTAATTgcatcatcatattttcaggagTAATTTTTacatgtatggtttgctttaattTCTAAAATTGTGCATCATGTTGTAATGCAAAAGCtaatccttttttttctttttacttatATATACTAGGTTCAAAGTCAGGTCATGCTTTAAGAGTTAGTAACTTTTGATCGCGGTCAATCTGGGAATCGTGACATCTACTACATAACATTTCCTTTTCCATTTATATTAAATTTCAAGAATAATAACAAGCACATATATGACCCTCTTCTCATACTGGTCAGCATCCAGCCCCGGTCGCTACATCAAGGTCACATACTACTTGGGAAGGTGCAGGTGTAGATGCACCGGCAACCATGGGCGGCGCAACCACCAACTCCGCCCTTGAACTGGCGCGCACAGTCCGCCTTGCACTTGGCCGCCTCGCACTTGGTACCCGTCGGGATCACCGCCGAGCAAGTGTCTTGGAAGTACTGGGGCCCAACTGCCTTGCCCGCCATGCCGCCTGCATTACGCATTTTTCAATTATTATAAGCTCGTTAACCTAAACTGGGAAATTTCCTGCAGGTACTTGCAGTATATGTATCAATATCCACGGATGCATCGTAAGTTCATAACATCTTTGTACCTGACGATGATGCGACGAGGACCATGGCTAGGAGCAGTACCATATGgatggtcttcatatttggcgtcGGTTGATAGGATTTCCCTTGTACTGCTGGGTTGGGTAGTGCTTGGTTGTTCTCTTGGTTCGCGATCGTCTTCCTCTGCTGTCCAGGCTTGGTGGATCCGGTCAGGCCGGTTTTATATTGGTGATGCGCTTGTTACTTTTGGAAATATAGGAAGCACACAATAAATGCATTGATGGTCAGATATACGGATATAGATGGGACCAAATTATTACACGTTTCTTTATCTCTGGAATTCTGGAGACTGGAGCGATAGGCTTCTGTGTGAGAAAGCTACATTGGCGTGGATGGATGGGATCGCATTATCCTAGTTCAGTAACACTTTATGTACTAAAATGTTCTGAAACTTTATTGGCAATTTGGCATGGATTGATATGGGATCACACTTGGGCCAGTTCTGTTGGGGCTTTTTGCTAGCTGTGGAATTCTAGGTTGGGCTTCTAACATAAGTTGGGGAGAGGGCAACTTATTTCCACAGCCTGTCGTAAGCCCAAAAGAACTGGCCTAACTATGGCCCTTGCCCCTTGTGCCGACTGGTGCACGAATGTGACCCTCATTTTTTTTTTCAGATGCCGCTTCATTCTCAGACATTGGAAAATGGCTATTCAGAAATTTCGCATCCACGACGTGGACACGTCCGCATGGCACTTGTTCGACTCCGTTCAGGCCTGGTGGGCGAGCACATGCACCACGGGCACCACCGACAGAAAAGCAAAGGCATCGATTACCATGCTAGTGTCATGGGTCATCTGGAATGAGCGCAACGCAAGAGTGTTCAGGCAAAAGAGCGCACCTCCGCAAATCTTGCTCAACATCATTGTCGACGAGGCAAACCTTTGGATCAAAGCTAGGGCAAAGAAACTAGGGTCTTTTTTATCGCGAGAATAATTGTCATACCGTAACTTGAGTGTGTGTTGTAACAAACTCTTTCTCCTCCTTATTTAATAtacgaggcaaatcttttgcctccgttttaaaaaagaaaaaaaattggccCTTACCGCATGATATGTCAGTTTACTTGCAAGCCGGATGACAAAGCTAGGTCATGGGTTTAGAAAATTCATAGTGAATATCTTAGTAGATAAAATCTTACGAATAATTGTATTGAGCTAACTGTGAATTTTCACTTGGCCTAAACTTGGAACAAAATAATATCATCATTAAGGCAATAAGTAAGTAAGGAAAAAGTGAGTCGCCAAAAAATAGTAAGGAAATAATGTTAATACAAACAAATGCTATTTTCATACTATAAAGAGTATTACACGACACACATCTCATGACGATTATTGAATTATGAATGGAATTTTAAGAATGGAGTGAAGTGCATTCTAGGTCTCTGAAGTATTTCAGGGGTGTCATGTAGGTCCTCAAACTATGAAAATCGGCATTCAGGTCCTCGAAGTGCAGTAAGTGTGTCATTCAGACCCAAAATCTGTTCCACCCCATCTGACCGGTCAGCTGGCGCCATTGACCTGTGGCATGTTAGAAGGGGGCCCCGAAATGTAACGGCTGCTGACGGAAATATGCAAATAAATTCAAATACatggtttaaaaaaatgttcgctaTATGGAAAAATGTTCACGACTTTAATAAAATGCGCATTAGTTAATAAAATTTTCGAATATGGAAATATGTTCGCAACTTTATAAAACACACCGTGAacgatgaatttgaaaaaagttcacgaacaATGAATTTGTAAAAAAATGTCCGCCACATTAAGAAAATGTTTGCGAACAATAAATTTTATTAGAAAATAGAATATGTTCATGAACAATAAATTCGAAAATATGTTCGCGAACAACAAAAAAAAGTTCGCGAATATGAAATAAATGATCACAACTTTAAAAATGTATTCACGAACAATAAATTTAAAATATGTTCGTGAACCACAAATATTGTTTGTGAATATCGAAAAAAATTCGTGAACGATAAATTTGAAACCAATGAATTTGGAAAACGTATTCATGATTTAAAAAAGGTAGACGGACGATAAattttaaaagaaaagaaaatatgatCGCAAACGataaatttcaaaatatgttcacgaTCCACAAAAAAGTTTGCGAATATGGAAAAAAAGTCCGTGaatgatgaatttggaaaaaaattacACAAATTTCataaatgtttattaattttaataaaATTGGGATTTACAATTTTTGTGAATTTAAAAATGTGCACCGATTTACAAAAACGTTCAGGGTTAAaagaatgttcatgaattttataatATGTTTATAAATTTATATAATTTTCATTAATTTAAATGTTCAAGGTTTTATAAAATGTTCACAAATAGTGAAAGTTCGTGACTTTAAAAATATCGCTAAAGTTTTCAAATTTATCGTTCGTGATTAAATGTTCATTAATTTGTGGTTCACAAACACATTTTCAAAATTCTTGTTCGCAACATTTTTTAAAAGTCTTGAACAGTTTTCCTTGTTTGcgtacattttttgaaatcatgaatttTAATTTATTTGGAGTGAAGTATATTGATCATTCCCTGGAATTTATTTGAATTTATTTGCATATTTTCGTCACCAGCCATTAGCTTGCGGGACCACTATCCGATGTGTCACAGGTCAACAGCGCCTGCTGGCCGGTCAGGCTGGGTCGGACAGATTTTGGACCTGAATGATACACTTACTGCAGTTCAAGCGGACCTGGATGCCGATTTTCATAGTTTGAGGACCTACATGACGCCCCTGAAATAGTTTAGGGACTAACAATGCACTTCACTCTTAAGAATGCATGTGTTTCAAATTGAATTTTCTAACTCATAATTATTTTTGAACAAACATGCACGTTGCTTCAATCTCTTTTTGTTATACATGACAGTTTAAACTCTTGTAAAAATTGTATTCTGTCAATAATTTATTGTTTTGCTCTGCTAAAAAGTTATATTTTCCACATGATTTGCGTTAGTTCATACTTTGGTATGCATAAATATATTTCCTTTTTTCTTAAAAAGGGAGGGTTAAACACCAGACCTCTACATTGACTGATGCATGCGACCCTCACTTATTGTTATTGCAATGTTTACAGTATACACACAAATTAGACCATGCAATTTCGTCTCAAAGAAAACAATTGGAGTTCAGCATTCAGATAAGCTGCATCACATTAAAGTGCAAAGGACGCCGATCGAACCGCGAGGTGGCTGCTGCGGCGAGGGCAAGCATTGCAGGAGAGCAAACGGCGAGGCACAAACTCCCCGCTACCGCTATGACACCAATGGCAACCTTGGCCGTCGTCGGTATCTCGAAGCATGTGGTATGTGACGTTGATGTGCACTGGAAACTGTTGAGTATATAATTATGAAAAGTGTAACGCCCACACGTATGGGGTTAGCCAACTCACCCACACGCCTTCATCACCGTTCAGTAacttctgcacgaatcttggcacgaattagctgattttgtatgccacgtaggacaactcgcgtgtgtggtgtgtgagagaggtCACCACACATCTGTTTTACCACACGaaggggccggtgtgtgggcgtttagcagttcgcccacacaccagttttcagtcacgcacaagggctggtgtgtgggcgtttgccatctcgcccacacgcccgcctcctctcccacacccaagctgccagttgccatgcgttttgcagtgtacatggcaactgccctagtgtgattgcaagcagatgacaactcttttttttttacccgaacatgtcagttgccatatgttttgcatgatacatggcaaactgccctagcgtgcacgtaagcagatggcaactctttctttttacatggcaactgccctagcgtgcttgtgagcacatggcaactctctcttttacccgaacatgtttttttgtcatgcctttttttagtgctacatggcaattgcctagtgttagtagggggcaactcctaaagttttgaaatcatggcaactgcagtagaccagaccacacatggcaacagctgtagttgtccaaaaaatggcaatctggaactttgacatgagatggcaactgcagttgagaaAACATgtcaactgtagttgtccgacatggcaaccgtagttcagcgacatggcaactgcacttaaacgaacatggacgagggtctggcccatggcaactgcgggcgcgcggtaaagtgtcacgtggggcgtgcgggcccacgaggtacgaggcctgacgtaccggacgtgtgggcgttatctatttcgcccacacgcacgcgtgtaagaGGGACCGGAAGGGGAAAAAAGAGGCgtgtgggcgctagttgttttgccAACACACAGgcgtgtgggctggtcctcttaggCACCACACAGAACGCGTGGGCAGATCCCTTaagcccacacgtgtggcagttatcggcgtcctaTAATTATTAGGAAATATAGGATAGACTaggaggctcaagcaatacaatcaatCGATTTCACCATATCTTTCTATCcattctaacatggtatcagcctaatctcgatccaaaaccctagccgccgctgcttCCACACCCGTGCGCcgccccggggcggtcggcctacataaccgccgccgggggccgtgccgcccgtacctagggttcgtccgccggtcgtgttgaccggctgccctagagagtctttttcctgaGCCCTTACTTCGGGTATTTTCGCTCTCCCGCCGGTTATTTTGATTGggattttctttttggttttccgatctatgcttgatcggtttgcgtctcacgccgccgccgtcgacccccatGCGCCTCTATTTCGACACCGGTGCGACCGGCAGGCTCTTCACCGACCCGACGACCTCGCGCTACAGGCGGCCCCTCACGGCCGTCGTCCGCGCGGCGGCCCGctcgtcgatctacgccggccgtcactTCCTTCTCCGACCGGAACACCTGCATCGCCccaacccggcggcctcgcgccatgcggcgacCAATCATAGCCGCCGTTCGCGCGTCGGCCCGCCCGTCGATCCATGCCACCCGCCTTCGCCGCGTCTGCACGGCGCGGCCCTGCGGTCTGCCTCACCGGCCTCGTCCCCGGCTGCGTCGTGCCGGCTGCGTCAGGCTCGTCGGTTGCCTCAGCTCGGGCGCCGCTACTACGTTGGTGGCTCGGGCCTCGCTGCCTGGGCGCTGGCGCTGCTTTGGTAGCCTGGGTGCTGGTGCTGACGCGCTCATCTGCACGACGTCCCACGCTGTCCGTCATCGTCGGCTTCATTTCGGACTCCGCCGTCACCCCGCCTCCACCGAACGGCATCCCCGACCTCGTGCGCAACCGGCTTGATCACctgctcgccgccgcgatccgccccaTCTACGCCGCGCGTCCGACCTGGGCCGTCGGTTGCGCGCGCCTCCCTGGTCCCGTGAAGATCTTCCCGAGTTCAGCGTGCCCCTCCATCGAttgagcaacgggctgccgctgcgtcgccccgtggTTCTCCCCGCGGCTGAATCGACCTGcgtgctgccgctgcgtcgcccctttgggCCGTAGTGCCCCAGCCCGCGGTCTACTGCCGCCCCGAGTACGTCCGTTCCAGGCAGTCTCCATGGTAGCACCAACCCTCGtgttgccgctgcgtcgccccatcgggccgTAGCAAGCGTGGCAcacgatctccgccgccgccggaggccgTCCATGCGGCTGCACCGACTCTCGTGCCGCCattgtgtcgccccttcgggctgCAGCCCCAAGGTCTTCCCGCTGTTGCCCCGACCTGCCTACCGCCGCTGCGTctccccttcgggccgtagtgctgcggcccgcggtccactttGCCGTCCCCGCGCGTCGACTTTCTGTGGTATGCGCcacgccgtctcccttggcgcgggaacgccatcgTCCACGCCGGTCTTCGTCATGCTATCGGGTTATTCGCCTCCTTCGAGCATCGCCGccgtgctcctaacctagccgccgctgccaTCAGGCCGCCGTCGCCGCTCTTCTATGGCAGCCGCCGCTGCTACCCCCGTAGCTGCcgcagccgcccgtccacccccttcgtcttcgtccagcaccagcccgtcgccagcattgccgtcatctaccccgaccacttcatctactccgacaaccgcgggcgacatcggccccgcgccgatggacgccACAATCgccgtcgagttcttctctgctggcccctccgacatggcgtacagcttgtgcaggtccccgtatatgcatgcccggtgctggcaacaccgatgcgttcCTTTGTCCACGACGTGTCCTCGGGCCTGACAAGCCTAgagcggcgcttcgtcaacttcgtcttcgtcagtctacgcatgcccggttctagcaacaccgatgcgtgtcttcgtccacgacgtgtccttgggcttggcaaacccgccacGACGCGTCGTAAACACCGTCCTCTACCTAGCGcacactacttcgacaccactgcgcccatgaatGACTCGGCGCCTCTTTGTGCCCGCGGCTTCGGCGACTTCCTCGACGCCGGCCACCCCGACTCAACATCGACCCCGGCGTTCTTCGCATGCCTACCTCATCACGGCTACACCACCCacactctcggctacatcgacaaacagtacaaagggctaccgccttgcttgtgCAACCTCGTCGGTTCTCACTCTAGCCATgacttccgcgatgcatcgaccgttacgactgtggggggggggggggcgggtccGTCGGTTTGCcatcggattcttctccagtctcaccgtctgcgtcgctaccctTGTGACTATGGAGGGGATGTTGAGTATATGATTATTAagaagtataggatagactaggatttggtcctgctttgtcttgtactccaagttggtcattgtactcctatatatgcccacgaggctcaaccAATACAATCAAtcaattccaccaatccctctctatcccttctaacataAACGAAGCATATGAGAATTAGTACTGCCGGCGTCGCATGGGAATGGGGTCGAAGTTGTTGTGGCGTCCGGCGCAACATCAATGGTCCCTCGGGTGGAGTAACGGGCGGCAGTTAGCATGCTTGCCTCGTTTGCAGCATGATTGGTCCCTCGAGAACTAGGAAAGTTacttcctctgtttttatttactctgtatattagatttgactgaagtcaaacttcgtaaaatttgatcaagtttacagaaaacaatataaacatttatcataacaaatctatatgaggtgaaagtacatttaataatgaatctaatgatattgatttattattgcatatgttcatatttttgtttataaactttttcaaaatttataaagcttgactttgatcaAAGCTAATACGCGaattaaataaaaacggagggagtactagcttgCCTAGGAAACCCGTTTATTTTTTATTGGACACGTAATCAGCTTGCAATATGCAAACGATATTTTGCGCACGCGAGTCAATCCAACATCATGTTGCTCTGTTAGCTCTAAACTATGAATGACTTTTCACGATATCGAATTCGCTTACAAGCGTTCGATAGTGACGGGATTCAGAGAAGTCCAGAGAGAAGGGAGTGGTTGACCCATTCTTCTCGAGGGACGTGACTTGATGGTGCGCTTGGGCCTTGGGCCGTGCGGGGTGTACTTGTCAGTAGGGGCCAGCGGTGGTGCTGTTGTACGGAacctatttttttattttaaaaaaagattgtttttttatttttgtagTAGCACTGTAACATGTTCAACGGTTCAAGTCGTACCGGAATTGTTGCGACCACGCTGGCTGGACCAGCTGATGCACGGATGATTTTAAGGTACTGTGGCCGCGGCAGTTGTTGGAAAAAAATATCATGGAATCGCTTTaacttttttttttgcgagtgAAATCGCTTTAATTTCAACTGATGAAATACCCACAAATGAGAGATTACTAATAATGCTCGCTTCCAAAGGAGTAAAATAAGTACGGTAACAGCAGGCACATATATGTCGTCGAGAAATTAACAAAGGTAATGCTTCGTTATTATAGCTTACTAACAAAAATGTTTCTGCATTCTGAAACACGTATTACAGTGATTGGTACTAGTTGCTTGTAGTACAACAAGTCCTGTAGATTATTGAACTTTATTAATGAACACGGCTATAGTCGTGTCACAGAATTATCGGTATCCGCATTTGGCACTTCAATGGAGTGTCTTAGACGACTTAGTTGTAGAAGAAGGGGGAGTGTTGCAAAGTATGAGCACCTGCACTCGCCATCGGCAAGGCAGTTGCCGACACCACTGAGCTGCGCATGGCGTCGGTCCCTGCACGTGGCATATGTGCAGCGACGACGGAAAATGACCCGCGTGCATGTGCatgtgtactactccctccgttcctaaatatttgtctttctaatcatttcaaatggactactacatacggatgtatgtagacatattttagagtgtagattcactcattttgcttcgtatgtggtcACTTGTTCAAATAtctaaaaaacaaatatttaagaacggagggagtagatcggaAGCGCGCATTGCCCGTCCAAGCACCGTGACCCGGCATGTATAAATCTTATACATCCAAAGAAAATTACAACACTCTTTCAGGACTAATGAGTTTAGTGTAGATCACAAACAGTAGAGATAAAACAAAAACATGGTAAGCTGATAATACTAAGTTAATAGGGTAATTAATTTGCAAGCACATGACAAAATTTGTTCCAAAAAGCCTGAGTGGAAGTGCCAGATAAGACAAACTGGTTTGCATCAAGTTTAGTACAAAGCAAAAAGGTTCAAAATATACCAAAAGCCTAAATGTTAATCTCCACCAGAACCATGCATCATCGACAACATAATATAATTAAAATAGGAAAACTTTACAT encodes the following:
- the LOC123142840 gene encoding defensin-like protein 124, with amino-acid sequence MKTIHMVLLLAMVLVASSSGGMAGKAVGPQYFQDTCSAVIPTGTKCEAAKCKADCARQFKGGVGGCAAHGCRCIYTCTFPSSM